The Quercus robur chromosome 7, dhQueRobu3.1, whole genome shotgun sequence genome has a segment encoding these proteins:
- the LOC126691816 gene encoding fasciclin-like arabinogalactan protein 11 has product MMKQVLFPSLLFLIFLFHCTTAASPAAAPAAPPAAPPAASPAVSPAAAAPAAAPPPPPSGPTDIIAILKKAGHFTTLIRLLKNTELAEQINAQVKKSSPGLTLFAPTDNAFSDLKLGTLNSLNDKQQLQLVQFHILPAFYSTLQFQTATNPVHTLAGDSNRGKFPLNVTTSESQVNITTGIDSATVENTLYTSDGHLIVYQVDNVLLPMDLFGSASVLTPPKPEKSDTDTPAPTAQTSGATSPTRQAVAPIVFGVGFGAIFSLWL; this is encoded by the coding sequence ATGATGAAGCAGGttctctttccttctcttcttttcttgatcttcttgTTCCATTGCACCACAGCAGCGTCTCCAGCAGCAGCTCCAGCAGCACCCCCAGCAGCGCCCCCAGCAGCGTCTCCAGCAGTGTCTCCAGCAGCAGCAGCACCGGCagcagcaccaccaccaccaccctcaGGCCCCACTGACATCATCGCAATCCTCAAGAAGGCTGGCCATTTCACCACTCTCATTCGGCTACTAAAAAACACTGAGCTGGCAGAACAAATCAATGCACAGGTTAAAAAATCGAGCCCTGGCCTCACTCTCTTTGCACCAACAGACAATGCCTTCTCTGACCTCAAACTAGGCACACTAAACTCGCTCAATGATAAGCAACAACTCCAGCTGGTGCAATTCCATATCCTCCCTGCTTTCTATTCTACATTGCAGTTCCAAACTGCTACAAACCCTGTGCATACACTGGCTGGTGATAGCAACAGAGGAAAGTTCCCACTAAATGTAACCACCTCTGAAAGCCAAGTGAACATAACAACTGGGATTGACAGTGCAACAGTGGAGAATACGCTATATACTTCTGATGGCCATCTTATTGTTTATCAAGTGGACAATGTGCTTCTTCCAATGGATCTTTTTGGGTCAGCTTCAGTATTGACACCACCTAAGCCTGAGAAAAGCGATACTGATACTCCTGCTCCTACTGCACAAACTTCTGGTGCAACAAGTCCAACCCGTCAAGCAGTGGCACCGATAGTGTTCGGAGTTGGATTTGGTGCCATATTTTCCTTGTGGCTATGA